Proteins from a single region of Candidatus Binatia bacterium:
- the ssb-2 gene encoding single-stranded DNA-binding protein, with amino-acid sequence MSVNKAILIGNLGRDPEVRFTTGGRAVARFPLATTERWTDANGNPQERTEWHNIVVWGKQAETCGQYLSKGRQVYVEGTIRTRQYDDKDGNRRYITEVIARDVRFLGSAPGAARPAEETPFTPPSGETLPEEEDIPF; translated from the coding sequence ATGTCGGTGAACAAGGCCATTCTCATAGGGAACCTCGGACGCGATCCGGAGGTCCGGTTCACGACGGGGGGACGGGCCGTGGCTCGTTTCCCTCTGGCGACCACGGAGAGGTGGACCGACGCGAACGGAAACCCCCAGGAGCGGACCGAGTGGCACAACATCGTCGTCTGGGGGAAGCAGGCGGAGACCTGCGGCCAGTACCTCTCGAAGGGCCGGCAGGTTTACGTGGAGGGAACGATCCGCACCCGGCAGTACGACGACAAGGACGGGAACCGCCGCTACATCACGGAAGTCATCGCCCGCGACGTGCGCTTCCTCGGCTCCGCACCGGGAGCGGCGCGGCCCGCGGAAGAGACCCCGTTCACGCCTCCTTCGGGCGAGACTCTCCCGGAAGAGGAAGACATCCCCTTCTGA